TGAGCTTTCCAAGAACTGCTGCCATGTAGAGAAGTGCAATCATGATTAAGCTTATTTCGCTCATTGTTGGATTAAACATCAATCCAACAAAGATAAAGAAGAGCGGAATGAAGAATTCTGTCAGCACAACTTGTAGGTCTTCAATCAGCTCATTAAGCTTTATTCTGCTTATAACTAGGGGGTCTTTTCTTTCTCTTAGGCGGCTTATTGTTAATCCAGCTAAATACGCCCCAATTATCTGATGAAGACCCACTTCTTCAGCTATGATTGCGAGGAGGAAAGTTAAGACAAGTGTGAAGGTGAAGAAAACATTTAGGTTGCGCAGTATTCCGTAAAATCTCTTGGAGCGCTTAAATATAAACTCGGAAATTAACAATACAACAACTATAAACGCAGCTATCTTGATTGTCAAAATTGCAAGAGGTATGGGACTAAGCTCCCCTCTTGCAAGCGCTGTAATGATACCGATCAGATAAACAGCTATGATGTCATCAGCAAACGCGGCTCCCATGAGAATTGAGGATATCTCCCTCTTGACTCTTTCTCTAACAATTACGCCGCTTGTAACTTCAATTGCAGTATTCCCCAAGGTCACACCTACGAATACAGCAGCTGCTAAACCCTTTCCAAAAGCCATCACTGTTAGAAAGCCAAAGATAAACGAGAAAGCTACACCTAAAATTGCAACGACTGTGGCTTTTAATTTATTTGTAGCTATAGCAGAAAAGCTGCTTGTCAAACCCATGTATAACATCATCATCAAAAGTCCAAACTCTGAAAGAACCTTGAGAGGCTCAGACGGAGAAATTATGTTGAGAACAAAGGGACCTAGAATTATTCCCGTTAAAATGTGTGCTATTATTGGATGGATTTCCTTCTTTTCAAAGAGCCACTCTAAGGTTTTTGCTGTTACTAAAAGAATGGATAGATCAAGAATGTACTCCAACTTAGACCCTCCTGCTCAGCAGAGCCATGAAAATCCAGAGGAGCATTAGGATTATTGCAAGGATCATGGCTAAAGTTGCACCTCTCTGAGTTCCAAAGACTATTGGGATTGGCCCTATCATTATGACTCCGCCACTTTCAACTTCAGCCTCTCCGCCTGTTGCTGCCATTAAGGTTCCTATGAACACCAGGAGGAATCCTACGAATATCATCGCTATTCCGGCTATTATTAGAAGCTCTCCTTTCATGGCCATCATGGAATTGTATTTTTGCAACTTTTTAAAGCTTAACCTAAAAATTATTAAAGCAAAGCTTGAAAGCTCTATTATGCTGGTAATGGTTGACCTTGATGATACTCTCTGCAACACTTGGGAAGCTGGGAAATATACCATCTTGAGGCTTCTTCCCCACCTTATTAGAAAACGAAAATTCAAAGCAATGTTCTACATCTTAACTGCCCGTTATAGAGAGCTGGAGCAGTCAAGAGAACTTTTAGTTTTGGATTTGGATAAAATGCTTCAGAAGATTATGGAGAGAGTTTACCAGAAGATAAAAGATAAGGATTTGGAAGAAATGGTCGAGCTAGTTGATAGAACATTTTTCTCAAACCTCAAGCTCTTTCCCGATGCTAAACCTTTCTTGGAAGAGCTGAAAAGAATGGGTGCAAAAATAGTTCTTGTAACTGATTCATCAACATACTGGCAAAGGAAAAAGCTCGAGTATCTTGGCATAAAAGATTACTTTGATGGAATAATAATCAGCGGGGAAACAGGACACAGCAAACTTGACCCCCACAACTTCTTACTTGCGAGAAGGATGTTTCCAAATGAGGATGAAGTTTACATGGTTGGAGATAGAGATGACACTGATATGAAAGGAGGCAAAGCCGTTGGAGCAACGACGATACTAGTGAAGAGAGGCTATTTCAAAGGCAAGCGAGTGAAATATGCAGATTATGTTGTTAAAGATTTAACTGAGGCACTAGAGGTGATTAAGCATGAGCATGAAAAGCGAACTTAAAAGAAAGGCACTTCATCTTACAGGTTTAACAGTTCCGCTAGCCTATCTTATTTTTGGACGAGAGGTTACACTCACTTTTGTTGCTACAACTCTTGTGCTTTTCTTAATTCTTGAACCTTTCAGGATAGTCGAACATCTTAGAGACAGAGTTAAAGAAAAGCTTGGTTTCTATGTTGATAAGGAAATTATCGAAAAGGTTGAGAAGGAAATAGAGATAATAACAAGAGAACACGAAAAAAGGAGCATTGGAGCTCACATCTATTTCACCCTAGCGGCACTTATAATTGTTTACTTCTTCCCAGAAGATATTGCCATTGGTTCAATTGCTGTTGCAACTTTGGGAGATGCTATTGCAGCTATAATTGGGAAGCCTTTTGGAAAGCACCGCTTTAAGAATGGTAAAAGCATTGAAGGAAGCTTAGCTTACTTCCTAACCGCTCTTCTGATTTTAATTCCTCTAATAGATATCCCTCACGCAATAATTGGAGCATTAGCTGGAACTCTGGCAGAATTTTATGAATTGCCACCAGATGATAATTTTTCAAATCAATTAGCAGTTGCCATAACGCTTTATGTCTTTAGAAAATTTGCTCTTTAAATTTCTAGCTATTTGTTTGAACGTAAAGTATTTATATTGTCAGGTATGATATCACTGTTAGTGATAATTAGGGTGGAGGCGAAGCAATGATAAATTTCATCTTTGGTATTCATAATCACCAGCCTCTTGGAAACTTTGGATGGGTTTTTGAAGATGCCTACAACAAATCATATAGACCATTTATGGAAATTCTTGAGGAGTTTCCTTCGATGAAAGTCGCTGTTCATTTTAGCGGTTCTCTCCTTGAATGGATAAATGAAAACCATCCAGAATACATTGATCTTTTGAGAAAGCTTGTAAAAAGAGGTCAGCTTGAAATAGTCGTTGCAGGATTTTATGAGCCAGTTTTGGCAGCAATACCAAAGGAGGATAGAATTGAGCAGATAAAACTCCTCAAAGAATTTGCCAAAAAGCTTGGCTATGATGCAAAGGGTGTATGGCTTACAGAAAGAGTTTGGCAGCCAGAATTGGTAAA
This DNA window, taken from Thermococcus sp. M39, encodes the following:
- a CDS encoding HAD family hydrolase, whose translation is MLVMVDLDDTLCNTWEAGKYTILRLLPHLIRKRKFKAMFYILTARYRELEQSRELLVLDLDKMLQKIMERVYQKIKDKDLEEMVELVDRTFFSNLKLFPDAKPFLEELKRMGAKIVLVTDSSTYWQRKKLEYLGIKDYFDGIIISGETGHSKLDPHNFLLARRMFPNEDEVYMVGDRDDTDMKGGKAVGATTILVKRGYFKGKRVKYADYVVKDLTEALEVIKHEHEKRT
- a CDS encoding cation:proton antiporter translates to MEYILDLSILLVTAKTLEWLFEKKEIHPIIAHILTGIILGPFVLNIISPSEPLKVLSEFGLLMMMLYMGLTSSFSAIATNKLKATVVAILGVAFSFIFGFLTVMAFGKGLAAAVFVGVTLGNTAIEVTSGVIVRERVKREISSILMGAAFADDIIAVYLIGIITALARGELSPIPLAILTIKIAAFIVVVLLISEFIFKRSKRFYGILRNLNVFFTFTLVLTFLLAIIAEEVGLHQIIGAYLAGLTISRLRERKDPLVISRIKLNELIEDLQVVLTEFFIPLFFIFVGLMFNPTMSEISLIMIALLYMAAVLGKLIGCSLGMKIFGFDWKKAFLVGIGMGGRGSLEFAILKFGLEKGLIDQSLFASIVIVSMLTAITTPQFFKLYLEKTREDKA
- a CDS encoding diacylglycerol/polyprenol kinase family protein; amino-acid sequence: MSMKSELKRKALHLTGLTVPLAYLIFGREVTLTFVATTLVLFLILEPFRIVEHLRDRVKEKLGFYVDKEIIEKVEKEIEIITREHEKRSIGAHIYFTLAALIIVYFFPEDIAIGSIAVATLGDAIAAIIGKPFGKHRFKNGKSIEGSLAYFLTALLILIPLIDIPHAIIGALAGTLAEFYELPPDDNFSNQLAVAITLYVFRKFAL
- a CDS encoding DUF131 domain-containing protein; protein product: MKGELLIIAGIAMIFVGFLLVFIGTLMAATGGEAEVESGGVIMIGPIPIVFGTQRGATLAMILAIILMLLWIFMALLSRRV